One region of Algihabitans albus genomic DNA includes:
- a CDS encoding Bug family tripartite tricarboxylate transporter substrate binding protein, which yields MIKRRSFLAAALAMPFLSTLGRSARADDWPKAGPIRLVVASGAGGNADVVARIVAAELEPRIGQRILVENLAQASGMQATEAVSEADPNGYTLLVGTSSQLVHNIALFEPLPVDVKQTLRGVAMMNEVPMILCINKDDPAENLEDMIARMKADPDAFQYGSGPTGTTTHITGALFLSRIGTDIVHVPYPKSGEAMRDLIAGRLSFVFNPSLTAVVQVRDGAVRPLGVSAPERLRAVPDIPTVSEAGLPDFVSQTWNSIAAPAGTPDEIVSELNRAVNAVVQSDAIRDRLKDLGSIVPAAMTPAEVDAYYGRQRDIWIPVVRATGAQRS from the coding sequence ATGATCAAGAGACGTAGCTTCCTTGCCGCCGCCCTGGCGATGCCGTTTCTTTCGACCCTGGGTCGCTCCGCGCGCGCCGACGATTGGCCCAAGGCCGGCCCGATCCGTCTGGTCGTCGCCTCGGGCGCCGGCGGCAATGCCGACGTGGTCGCGCGGATCGTCGCGGCCGAGCTCGAACCGCGCATCGGGCAGCGCATCCTGGTCGAGAACCTTGCGCAGGCGTCGGGAATGCAGGCGACCGAGGCGGTCAGCGAGGCCGATCCGAACGGCTACACCCTGCTGGTCGGCACCTCCTCACAGCTGGTCCACAACATCGCGCTGTTCGAACCCCTGCCGGTCGACGTCAAGCAGACGCTGCGCGGTGTCGCCATGATGAACGAAGTGCCGATGATCCTTTGTATCAACAAGGACGATCCAGCCGAAAACCTCGAAGACATGATCGCGCGCATGAAGGCCGATCCGGACGCCTTCCAGTACGGCTCGGGTCCCACCGGCACCACCACCCACATCACCGGCGCGCTCTTTCTCTCCCGAATCGGCACGGACATCGTCCACGTACCCTATCCGAAGAGCGGCGAAGCCATGCGCGATCTTATCGCCGGCCGCCTTAGCTTCGTCTTCAATCCCTCCCTGACCGCAGTGGTGCAGGTTCGCGACGGCGCCGTGCGCCCGCTGGGCGTCTCCGCGCCGGAGCGCCTGCGGGCCGTTCCCGATATTCCGACCGTCTCAGAGGCCGGACTTCCGGATTTCGTCTCGCAGACCTGGAATTCCATCGCCGCGCCGGCCGGCACCCCGGACGAGATCGTCTCCGAACTGAACCGGGCGGTGAATGCCGTGGTTCAGTCGGACGCCATTCGCGACCGGTTGAAGGATCTCGGCTCCATCGTGCCGGCGGCGATGACACCGGCCGAGGTGGATGCCTACTACGGCCGCCAGCGTGACATCTGGATTCCCGTGGTCAGGGCGACCGGCGCGCAACGTAGCTGA
- a CDS encoding tripartite tricarboxylate transporter TctB family protein, translating to MSSSNRSVPPGSFARTLLPPLAIAAVGVVFFTLAQTQPAWIGPGPGTRIGPGLFAQWLSLGVVGLSMLWAAIALAGLRRPRHTEATDATTEASGEVRLRGGIGPGLALLAAVCLFALLLPVAGLIVACASAAAVAGWGAGDRDLRALGLSALLGAAVAAGIGLTLLPPTTRLWPWGVF from the coding sequence TTGTCTTCCTCCAACCGTTCGGTCCCACCCGGCAGCTTCGCCAGGACCCTGCTGCCTCCGCTCGCTATTGCCGCCGTCGGCGTGGTGTTTTTCACGCTCGCACAGACCCAGCCGGCCTGGATCGGGCCCGGACCTGGAACCCGGATCGGGCCCGGCCTGTTCGCGCAATGGCTTTCGCTCGGCGTCGTAGGGCTGTCGATGCTCTGGGCAGCCATTGCGCTGGCGGGCCTACGGCGCCCTCGACACACTGAGGCGACGGACGCCACAACCGAGGCTTCCGGGGAGGTTCGCCTTCGCGGAGGCATCGGGCCAGGTTTGGCGCTCCTGGCGGCGGTTTGCCTCTTTGCGCTGCTGCTGCCGGTCGCGGGCCTGATCGTGGCCTGCGCCAGCGCCGCCGCCGTTGCCGGCTGGGGCGCTGGGGACCGCGATCTCCGGGCGCTTGGCTTGTCGGCGCTGCTGGGCGCGGCGGTCGCCGCAGGAATCGGCCTGACTCTCCTGCCGCCGACGACCCGGCTGTGGCCCTGGGGCGTCTTCTGA
- a CDS encoding tripartite tricarboxylate transporter permease, which translates to MGEIAAWFAQFATALTLQNVVLCFTGALIGTFVGVLPGIGPAATLALLLPVTFTLEPAGALIMLAAIYYGAQYGSSTTAILLNLPGETSGIVTALDGHRLALSGRAGPAIAIAAISSLFAGVATAVFIAVAAGPVAQWSLLLSPAGLAGLIALGLFAAAVIAPGKPLPAVILILLGACLGLVGTDSGGGLPRFTLGITELRDGIGFVPLVMGLFGIAELIRALETGSRPDRIPPIGWPWPTRRDLRASLGPTLRGTAIGAVLGAVPGVSTVMAALAARGLERAFKTPDQPLGNGAIAGVSAPEAANNASAQSALIPLLTLGLPGNPVIAVLAGALMIHGMAPGPGFIPNNPDLFHALIASFVIGNVMLVILNLPLAAVWASLLRIPFRKLVPLIVVLSVIGVHSVNSSMFDVWTMLVFGIFGWLLVRLGLQPTPIVLGYILGPALEEYLRRTLLFSRGDPTVFLTDPFSLGCLLLIAAGSVALMVRRLRRLARG; encoded by the coding sequence ATGGGAGAGATCGCAGCCTGGTTCGCGCAGTTCGCAACCGCTCTGACCTTACAGAACGTCGTTCTCTGTTTTACCGGCGCACTGATCGGCACCTTCGTGGGCGTACTGCCCGGCATCGGACCGGCCGCAACCCTAGCACTCCTGCTTCCGGTGACCTTCACGCTGGAGCCGGCCGGCGCCTTGATCATGCTGGCCGCGATCTACTACGGCGCGCAGTACGGCAGTTCGACGACGGCGATCCTGCTCAATCTCCCCGGAGAGACCTCAGGGATCGTCACGGCCCTGGACGGCCACCGCCTAGCGCTGTCGGGGCGCGCGGGTCCGGCCATTGCCATTGCCGCGATTTCCTCCCTCTTCGCCGGCGTGGCGACGGCGGTCTTCATCGCGGTGGCGGCGGGCCCCGTGGCGCAGTGGTCCCTGCTGCTCTCGCCCGCCGGGCTCGCCGGACTGATCGCGCTGGGTCTCTTCGCGGCCGCTGTGATCGCACCCGGTAAACCCTTGCCGGCCGTTATTCTGATCCTGCTGGGGGCCTGCCTCGGCCTGGTGGGCACGGACTCGGGTGGCGGCCTGCCGCGCTTTACCCTCGGGATTACGGAGCTTCGGGACGGCATCGGCTTCGTGCCGTTGGTGATGGGCCTGTTCGGCATCGCGGAGCTGATCCGGGCGCTGGAAACCGGCAGCCGACCCGACCGTATTCCACCGATCGGCTGGCCCTGGCCAACCCGGCGCGACTTACGCGCCAGCCTCGGCCCCACCCTGCGCGGCACCGCGATCGGCGCGGTCCTGGGCGCCGTTCCCGGCGTCAGCACGGTGATGGCGGCCCTGGCAGCGCGCGGCTTGGAGCGCGCCTTCAAAACGCCCGACCAGCCGCTCGGCAACGGCGCCATCGCCGGCGTGTCCGCGCCGGAAGCGGCCAACAACGCCTCGGCGCAAAGCGCCCTCATCCCGCTCCTCACACTGGGCCTGCCGGGCAATCCGGTCATCGCCGTTCTGGCAGGCGCCCTGATGATCCATGGCATGGCCCCGGGCCCCGGGTTTATTCCGAACAACCCGGACCTGTTTCACGCCTTGATCGCAAGCTTCGTGATCGGGAACGTCATGCTGGTGATCCTGAACCTGCCGCTCGCGGCGGTTTGGGCCTCGCTTCTGCGCATTCCCTTTCGCAAACTTGTTCCCCTGATCGTGGTACTGAGCGTTATCGGGGTTCATTCGGTCAACAGCTCGATGTTCGACGTGTGGACCATGCTGGTCTTCGGGATTTTCGGATGGCTGCTGGTGCGCCTCGGCCTGCAGCCAACCCCCATTGTGCTCGGCTACATTCTGGGCCCCGCGCTGGAGGAGTACCTGCGCCGCACCCTCCTGTTCTCGCGCGGCGATCCAACCGTGTTCCTGACCGACCCCTTCAGCCTCGGGTGCCTGCTGCTGATCGCCGCCGGATCGGTCGCCCTGATGGTTCGCCGCCTACGCCGGCTCGCTCGAGGCTGA
- a CDS encoding helix-turn-helix domain-containing protein produces the protein MFRSLHMQPSTKTPAFARSRQVAAEPGLQIVEIAPGATLSAFTGRNSNDEPEHAIFLGGAFFCLTFAGLRASRVGTREIEFPSRENAFALLSPKPVELTSIADAEVTRRNVALFLSAEVLDRLDIDLLETRSRPPTHVRHWRMTSAARGLALALLRSGTSAQVRRLRAEALALELLADVQEQEGHDLEASPDGLQASTLAALRRARDLMIATPSADHSLLSIATTAGISPTTLKRDFRKVFGISTIAFLRRVRLEQGRSLIEQEGLSVSSAAYACGYDHPGNFAQAFRKHFGFAPSQLRR, from the coding sequence GTGTTCCGCTCGCTGCATATGCAGCCAAGCACGAAGACGCCGGCCTTCGCGCGCAGTCGGCAAGTCGCCGCCGAGCCGGGCCTTCAGATCGTCGAAATCGCGCCCGGCGCAACCCTATCCGCTTTCACCGGCCGTAATTCCAACGACGAGCCGGAACATGCGATCTTTCTGGGAGGCGCCTTCTTTTGTCTGACCTTCGCCGGCTTGCGCGCCAGCCGGGTAGGTACGCGAGAGATCGAGTTTCCATCGCGCGAAAACGCCTTCGCCCTGCTATCCCCGAAGCCGGTCGAACTGACATCGATCGCCGACGCAGAGGTAACCAGACGGAACGTCGCCCTTTTCCTCTCGGCCGAGGTCTTGGACCGTTTGGACATCGATCTGCTGGAGACAAGAAGCCGCCCACCAACGCACGTTCGGCATTGGCGAATGACCTCCGCCGCACGCGGCTTGGCCTTGGCGCTCCTGAGAAGCGGGACCTCCGCGCAGGTTCGGCGCCTGCGTGCCGAAGCCCTGGCCCTGGAACTGCTGGCGGACGTGCAGGAGCAGGAGGGTCACGACTTGGAAGCGTCGCCCGACGGCCTGCAAGCCTCCACCTTGGCGGCCCTGCGGCGGGCGCGCGACCTGATGATCGCCACTCCCTCGGCCGACCACAGCCTGCTGTCGATCGCGACAACGGCCGGCATCAGCCCTACGACCCTGAAGCGCGATTTCCGGAAAGTCTTCGGCATCTCGACCATCGCCTTCCTGCGCAGGGTGCGACTGGAGCAAGGCCGCAGCCTGATCGAACAGGAGGGGCTTTCCGTGTCATCCGCCGCTTACGCCTGCGGGTACGACCATCCCGGCAACTTTGCCCAAGCTTTCCGGAAGCACTTCGGTTTCGCGCCCTCGCAGCTAAGACGCTGA
- a CDS encoding TonB-dependent receptor yields MPSSRTFAHALCILCVGVLPAVPAGAQEHATSPDTQAESGPLVLSPVKVTARKREELLIDVPIAATVVRPGNTTLSSFDSAGSISRAVPNFTINDSGNTRLTFGSIRGVGILTQPLSPVDTAVGWAIDGTVQPTFGSNSQLLDMERIEVLRGPQNTLFGRGTQGGAVNLVTRRPSFDREFALASEIGESEYRQVDAVANGALLPGLAAGRLAVRYSSYGGDIENISTGGQDGETDLGAARASLLLTPNQRTTAILRGYYEDDRRDTPAFLLRDSSDFPGSAITPENRLDRRLVNASLEIEHDFDKVLLTSVSSFHSNKQEFTSDLSDGLIFGALTGLPTSAFDTPGQSERRAEISETAFQQELRLSSLGSSDVQWLVGGNLYYSDLELDGNDRDPLSPFNNGLVDTSIDTLSYAAFGEAGFPLFGPLSGTVGLRVGRDEQDLESLFISRGNPGIVPRFAEEGRFEDTYVVGGASLTYSISPSHNVYTSVRRGHTTGGFATLNRNQFFGQPQDARPASESWTYEVGAKLEFWDGRLRLDGAAFFNDIEDAALISFDPGQSLSVPVPLNYESYGFELEGAAQLGAGFTLRGGVGFTEAEFVDVEEGDISGARDGEQVPNVPRWTTSLSLENSTPVSLVGEDPEVLGRFEWQYSGERAADVSNSFTLDSYHVLNAQVGVAFDGVSFYGFARNLTDERFETLGVRFGPEVEAVSVGRGRVLGISASLRF; encoded by the coding sequence ATGCCCTCGTCCCGTACCTTCGCTCACGCCCTGTGCATTCTCTGCGTCGGTGTCTTGCCGGCAGTGCCAGCCGGCGCGCAGGAGCACGCGACATCGCCGGACACTCAGGCCGAAAGCGGGCCGCTGGTCTTGAGTCCCGTAAAGGTGACGGCGCGCAAACGCGAGGAGTTGCTGATCGACGTGCCGATCGCCGCGACGGTGGTACGACCGGGAAACACGACCCTGTCGTCCTTCGATTCAGCGGGATCGATTTCCCGCGCCGTGCCGAACTTCACGATCAACGATTCCGGCAACACGCGCCTGACTTTCGGCAGCATTCGCGGCGTCGGAATCCTGACGCAACCGCTCAGCCCCGTGGATACGGCGGTCGGCTGGGCGATCGACGGCACAGTGCAGCCGACCTTCGGCAGCAACTCCCAACTGCTCGACATGGAACGGATCGAGGTCTTACGCGGCCCGCAGAACACGCTGTTCGGTCGCGGCACCCAGGGCGGTGCCGTCAATCTGGTGACCAGACGCCCGTCCTTCGACCGTGAGTTCGCGCTCGCGAGCGAGATCGGCGAGAGCGAGTACCGTCAGGTCGATGCCGTCGCCAACGGCGCGCTGCTGCCCGGCCTGGCCGCCGGACGGCTGGCGGTGCGCTACAGCAGCTATGGCGGCGACATCGAGAACATCTCGACCGGCGGCCAGGATGGCGAAACCGATCTCGGCGCCGCGCGCGCCAGCCTTCTGCTCACCCCGAACCAACGCACGACCGCGATCTTGCGCGGCTACTACGAAGACGATCGCCGTGACACGCCCGCATTTCTTCTTCGGGACTCCTCCGATTTCCCCGGCTCGGCCATCACCCCGGAGAACCGGCTGGACCGCCGCCTCGTCAACGCATCCCTGGAAATCGAGCACGACTTCGACAAGGTGCTCCTGACGTCGGTGTCCAGCTTCCACAGCAACAAGCAGGAATTCACGAGCGACCTGTCCGACGGACTGATCTTCGGCGCGCTTACAGGGCTGCCGACAAGCGCCTTCGACACGCCGGGACAAAGCGAACGACGAGCCGAAATTTCCGAGACCGCCTTTCAGCAGGAACTGCGCCTTTCGTCTCTCGGCTCTTCGGACGTTCAGTGGCTTGTCGGAGGCAACCTCTACTACTCCGACCTGGAGTTGGACGGCAACGACCGCGACCCTCTCTCTCCCTTCAACAACGGCCTGGTCGACACCAGCATCGATACCCTTAGTTATGCGGCCTTCGGAGAAGCAGGCTTCCCCCTTTTCGGCCCGCTGTCCGGGACGGTCGGACTGCGCGTGGGTCGAGACGAGCAGGATCTGGAGAGCCTCTTCATTTCGCGCGGAAACCCGGGCATCGTCCCCCGTTTCGCCGAAGAGGGGCGGTTCGAAGATACCTATGTGGTCGGCGGCGCATCGCTGACCTACAGCATCAGCCCGAGCCACAACGTCTACACCTCCGTCCGCCGCGGCCACACGACCGGCGGTTTCGCGACCCTGAACCGCAACCAGTTCTTCGGACAGCCACAGGACGCCCGCCCCGCTTCGGAGTCCTGGACCTACGAGGTGGGTGCCAAGCTCGAGTTCTGGGACGGCCGGCTTCGCCTCGACGGCGCGGCCTTCTTCAACGACATCGAAGACGCTGCCCTGATCTCCTTCGATCCCGGACAGAGCCTCTCGGTCCCCGTACCCTTGAACTACGAGTCCTACGGCTTCGAACTGGAAGGCGCGGCGCAACTCGGCGCGGGCTTCACGCTGCGCGGCGGCGTAGGCTTCACCGAGGCGGAGTTCGTCGACGTCGAGGAGGGCGATATCTCCGGCGCGCGGGACGGAGAGCAGGTGCCGAACGTACCGCGCTGGACGACCTCCCTGTCGCTCGAGAACAGTACACCCGTCTCCCTTGTCGGAGAGGATCCGGAGGTCCTGGGCAGGTTCGAGTGGCAGTACAGCGGCGAACGCGCCGCAGACGTCAGCAACAGCTTCACCCTCGACAGCTACCATGTCCTGAACGCCCAAGTCGGCGTCGCCTTCGACGGCGTCTCGTTCTACGGCTTCGCCCGGAACCTGACCGACGAGCGGTTCGAGACCCTGGGCGTGCGCTTCGGTCCCGAGGTGGAAGCCGTCTCGGTCGGACGCGGACGGGTTCTCGGCATCAGCGCGAGCCTGAGGTTCTGA
- a CDS encoding MFS transporter: protein MVLAALAVLTAAQYLALFFFYGAVPAILRQSGASLELLGFFGLAYGAFALSFLWAPYVDRLQFTRLGRRRTWILAMQFLALAFVGLALRLDPAEDALALLIVAFAVSFAAATQRIATLGYAVESLAPQRRAWGSTAIGWGGAIGLLLGGSAMLIVVERFGWSTACLILIVVIATLLLLLPLLREPSAAANEDSPRASLAELLRRPETRRVLAVALPLSFAKGLSFTLMQPRLVDLGVGLSEIALAVGLANAAGFMIVGPAVSLALTRLSLATAFRWMAASSTAALSLIALIEFTGHPTVALAVSSVVLLFAAFTVMQVVITTLFMTLSDRMQGGTDLTTFLALFALGALPGTVAGGFIAGSFGYGAGFAVGALSCFCGFVISRLLPLALRLSRETDPAIETYR, encoded by the coding sequence ATGGTATTGGCCGCCCTCGCGGTTCTGACGGCGGCGCAGTACCTCGCGCTGTTCTTTTTCTACGGAGCTGTCCCCGCCATCTTGCGGCAGTCCGGCGCTTCACTCGAACTTCTCGGCTTTTTCGGCCTCGCCTACGGCGCCTTCGCGCTCAGCTTTCTCTGGGCGCCCTACGTAGATCGTCTGCAGTTTACCCGTCTCGGCCGGCGGCGCACCTGGATTCTGGCTATGCAGTTCCTGGCGCTGGCCTTCGTCGGTCTCGCTCTCCGGCTCGATCCTGCCGAGGATGCCCTGGCTCTTCTGATTGTGGCCTTTGCCGTGTCTTTCGCCGCCGCCACCCAGCGTATCGCGACACTCGGCTACGCCGTCGAAAGCCTCGCACCCCAGCGGCGCGCCTGGGGCAGTACCGCCATCGGTTGGGGCGGCGCCATCGGTCTGCTACTCGGCGGCAGCGCCATGCTGATCGTTGTCGAGCGGTTCGGCTGGTCGACCGCTTGCCTCATTCTGATTGTCGTCATCGCCACTCTGCTGCTGCTTTTGCCCCTGCTCCGCGAGCCGTCCGCAGCCGCTAACGAAGACAGCCCCCGAGCATCGCTCGCCGAACTGCTGCGACGCCCTGAAACGAGGAGAGTTCTGGCAGTGGCCCTGCCGCTTTCCTTCGCCAAGGGTCTGTCCTTCACCTTGATGCAGCCTCGGCTCGTGGATCTTGGTGTGGGGCTGAGCGAGATCGCGCTCGCCGTGGGCCTGGCGAACGCGGCCGGCTTCATGATCGTCGGGCCGGCCGTCAGCCTGGCCCTGACCAGGCTCTCCCTTGCGACCGCCTTTCGCTGGATGGCCGCAAGCTCCACCGCCGCGCTGTCGCTCATCGCTCTCATCGAGTTCACGGGGCATCCGACCGTCGCCCTCGCAGTCTCGTCGGTCGTCCTGCTGTTCGCGGCCTTCACCGTCATGCAGGTAGTGATCACAACGCTTTTTATGACCTTGAGCGACCGTATGCAGGGGGGAACCGACCTGACGACCTTCCTGGCGCTCTTCGCCCTGGGCGCCCTTCCCGGAACCGTCGCGGGAGGTTTCATCGCCGGCTCCTTCGGCTATGGCGCGGGTTTCGCCGTCGGGGCGCTCAGCTGTTTCTGTGGCTTCGTGATCTCACGCCTGCTGCCGCTCGCGCTGCGGCTATCGAGGGAGACGGACCCGGCTATCGAGACATACCGCTGA
- a CDS encoding nuclear transport factor 2 family protein, which produces MDEPMQAPDDPSRQDRTSDAPAQGDTGPNDTERNAEAQAALAEDVEALLATFQDRLLERDFDALRELMTDDFTYVDQKGFTLDRPSLLERERRGAENKPETEIQHRLLSATGDGRSAEALVELRFRTVIRRGSSETVYEGRGRERVTLAREASSWRFKAVVIEEQKMTRNGQAAGEEAIEEMHRGS; this is translated from the coding sequence ATGGACGAACCGATGCAAGCCCCTGACGACCCCTCCCGACAAGATCGGACCAGTGACGCCCCTGCACAGGGAGATACGGGGCCGAATGACACGGAACGCAATGCCGAAGCACAGGCGGCTCTCGCCGAAGACGTCGAAGCGCTCTTGGCAACCTTTCAGGATCGTTTGCTCGAGCGGGACTTCGATGCCTTGCGAGAGCTGATGACCGACGACTTCACCTACGTCGACCAGAAGGGCTTTACCCTGGACCGGCCCTCGCTTTTGGAACGGGAACGTCGGGGCGCCGAAAACAAGCCGGAAACGGAAATCCAACATCGCCTCCTGAGCGCGACGGGCGACGGCCGCTCCGCGGAAGCCTTAGTCGAGCTGCGGTTCCGGACTGTGATACGGCGCGGATCGTCTGAAACCGTCTACGAAGGCCGAGGCCGCGAACGAGTGACTCTAGCGCGAGAAGCTTCAAGCTGGCGTTTCAAGGCCGTTGTGATCGAGGAGCAGAAGATGACGCGTAACGGACAGGCGGCGGGCGAGGAAGCTATCGAGGAGATGCACCGCGGCAGCTAA
- a CDS encoding CC0125/CC1285 family lipoprotein, which yields MKPIVCRSLLAVALLCLLAACASPTPYQPVEDRFGYAVQPLETDRYRVSFAGNSSTPRETVEDFLLYRAAEVTLDKGQDYFLLVDRDTERLTSFRTTGSGFGSFSRFGGSPFYGRGFAGPSFATATTRPRDRFTAYAQIVVRQGEKPVDDPNAFDARDVLERLGPNIVRPEES from the coding sequence ATGAAGCCTATCGTCTGTCGCAGTCTTCTTGCCGTCGCTTTGCTGTGTTTGTTGGCCGCCTGCGCAAGTCCGACCCCTTACCAGCCGGTCGAGGATCGTTTCGGCTACGCCGTCCAGCCGCTGGAAACGGACCGCTATCGGGTCAGCTTCGCCGGCAACAGTTCCACACCGCGGGAGACGGTCGAGGATTTCCTGCTTTACCGCGCTGCCGAGGTGACGCTGGATAAGGGGCAAGACTACTTCCTGCTTGTCGATCGCGACACCGAACGCTTAACCAGCTTCCGCACAACGGGTTCCGGATTCGGCAGTTTCTCCCGGTTCGGCGGTTCGCCTTTCTACGGCAGAGGCTTCGCCGGTCCGAGCTTTGCCACGGCCACCACGCGGCCGCGCGACCGTTTCACCGCCTACGCCCAGATCGTCGTGCGTCAGGGCGAAAAGCCGGTCGACGATCCGAACGCCTTCGATGCGCGCGACGTCCTTGAACGCCTCGGGCCCAACATCGTGCGTCCCGAAGAGTCGTAA